Within the Opitutaceae bacterium TAV5 genome, the region AAGGCGACGCGGAACACGAGGTCCTCGCCGTTGCTGATGCCGCCCTGCACGCCGCCGGAGCGGTTCGTGGCGGTGCGGATGGCGCCGCCGCGGTTTTCGAACAGGTCGTTGTGCTCCGAACCGCGCCGCGCGGCGCCGGCGAAACCGCTGCCGACTTCGAACCCCTTGGTCGCAGGCAGTGAAAGCATGGCCTTGGCGAGGTCGGCCTCGAGGCGGTCGAACACGGGTGCGCCCAGCCCGACGGGCAGGCCGCGCACACGGCACTCGATGACGCCGCCGACCGAGTCGCCCTCGCTGCGCACGGCCTTGATCCGCCCGATCATGGCGGCGGCCGTGGCGGGATGCGGGCACCGCACGGCGGTCGCCTCGACCTCGGCCAGCGTGGGCAGCGGGCTGCCGGCGGCCGCGTCGGAGGGGAAGACGTCGGCCGGCATGGCGATGTCGTGGATCTGCCGGACGAAGGCGCGGATTTCGACGCCGCCCGCCAAGGCAAGAATCTTGCGGGCGAGCGCGCCGCCGGCGACGCGCGCGATGGTTTCGCGGGCCGAGGAGCGGCCGCCGCCATGCGGATCACGGATGCCGTACTTGGACTGGTAAGTGAAATCGGCGTGGGAGGGGCGAAAGGCGGCCTTCATTTCGGAGTAGGCGGCCGGGCGCTGGTCGGTGTTGCGCACCAGCATCGAGATCGGGGTGCCGGTGGTCTTGCCCTCGTAGATGCCGGAGAGGATTTCGACCGTGTCGGCTTCCTTGCGCGGGGTGGTGATGTCGCTCTGGCCGGGGCGGCGGCGGTCGAGCTCGGCCTGCACCTCGGCGGCGGTGATCGGCAGGAGCGGCGGGCAACCGTCAACGACGACCCCGATGGCGGGGCCGTGGCTTTCGCCCCAGGTGGTGATGGTGAAAAGTTTGCCGAAGCGGTTGGGCATGGACGGCGAACCTTCGGCAAAAATTCCGGGACGGCAAAATTATTTCCCGGCTTTCAGAACAGCGCTGCGAACTGCGCGAGGTAGCCGTCGAACCACGGTTTGGCGGCGAGAAAATAGATCGCGCCGGCCACCGCCAGCATCGGGCCGAAAGGGATCGCCACCCCGAACGAGAGTTTTTCCGTGGCCTCGCCTTCCGCGGTCTCCGCCTTCGGGGCGATGGGCGATTTTTTCCCCGAAACCAGTCGCCATGCGAGCGCCAGCCCGATCCAGACCATGCCGACGATGGCCCCGCCAAACACGCTGAACACCGCGCCCTGCCAGCCGGCAAACGCGCCCAGCGCGCCCACAAACTTCACGTCACCAAACCCCATCGCCTCCTTGCGCAGCAGGGTTTCCGCCACCAGCGCGATCCAGAGCACGAGGCCGGAGCCGATGAACAGCCCCTGCAACGAACTCACCACCGACCGGATGCCGGCCGTGAGGAAAAACTCGTCGTGCACGCCGTGCAGCGCCGGCACCAGCGCCGAGAGCGCCACGCCCGCCACGCCCAGCCCGATCGTGAAAACGTCGGGGATGATCATGTGATCGAGGTCGATGAACGTTGCGCAGACGATGCACGCCATCAGCAGCATCCCGCAGGCGGCCACCGCCGGAGGGAATTTCAGCCAGCACACGGCAAACAGCCCCGCCGTCAGCAGTTCGACAAACGGGTAGCGAAACGAAAACCTCGCCCCGCAGCACCGCGCCCGCCCGCGCAGGATGAACCAGCTCAACACCGGGATGTTGTCGTACCACGCGATGGGTTTGCCGCAGGAACAATGCGATCCCGGCGTGACGACCGACTTGCCGGCCGGCACGCGGTAGATGACGACGTTGAGAAAACTGCCGACCACGGCCCCGAACACCGCGGCGCAGACCGGGAAAAACCAGGGGAACGCCTGGGCAAAAGCTGCGTAATCGAATGGCATGGAACCTCCCATCAAGGGCGAAAATCCCGCCGGACGGAAGCCGGAACACCGGAGCGGTGGCATCCCGCCGGTGATCCCGGCCTCAATTCTCCGGTTTTTCCTGCAACACTCTCTGCGCATCCAGCAGCGCCCGGTGCGCCACCGGCGTGCGGGCCGGGACGGTTTCCAGCCAGGCGACATCCTCACGGCTGCCGTTCCGGGCGAGCGCTCGCAAACCGGCCAGTTGCACGGCTTCCGACTGCGGTTTCCCGACAATCTCCCGGATCGCGCCGGCCACATCCGGCGGCATATCCCGTTGCGCGGCCACATCGAGGGAGGCGGCGAGGGTGAATTCGTTGACGTTTTCCCGGTCATCGATGACGGCACGGATGCGCCGGTCGAAAAAGGCCGGGTCGATCGGGGCGATCTTTTCGTTGCTGGCGAACAGGGCCGCCTGCAGGGCCAGCCCGCCGATGCTCGTTTCGTCTCCGAATGCGGTTTCCGTCAGGAATTTTTCCAGATGCGTCTGCCAGTCCGCCGACAGGGCGGCGGCGGCGTCCGCGTCTGCAGCCTGCCCTTTCTTGCGATGGGCGGCGCCGACGACGACGCGCAGCGCGCTGTCACGGATCAGCACCGGCATGGCATGGTTCGCCACGGCCTGTTCGAGGAAGCCGGTGTCGTCGCTCCCGTAATCGAGCCACGGTTCCCATGCGCCAATCGCGGCCGCGATCCGGTCGATGTAGCTGCGTCCCCACGTCACTTGCGGAAACGGGGCCAGCCGGCCCCGCACGTACTGCCCGAGCCGCGCTCCGGTCTCCGGTGCTTGCGGGAGCAGGGCAAGGCAGGACGCCGCTTCGTTGGCGGTCCGGCTTTTGAGGAATTTCTGCCAGACCTCTTCGGGAGGAGGATGGTTTTCGGGAGCAGAGGCCGGCGGCGTCAGCACCTCCTCGGCCACCGGCTGGGCGGGCTGTTCCCTTGCCATGAAATACGGCCTGAAAACGAAAAAAAGAGCTACGCCGCTGGCCACGGCGTTGACGACACAGAGAGTAACGATGCCCGATCTGCCCATGAAGCGCTTTTTTCGGAAAGGGATTCCGGAGGCAAGCGCCTTCGCGCTGTTGCCCGATCCCCGCTTCCGAACCGGCTGGCCGCGAAGGGGCGCAGAAATCCTCCTGCCCGCCGGGAGTCTCCCGCGCATCTATAGATGCGATGGAGGGTTTGATGCGCGGCTTGTTCTTTTGCGCCCTTTCGCGGCAATTTTCTCAGGTAGCAGCGAAGCCGGGTCGGATCGCTCGTGGTGAAATCCGGCGGTGGTGAAATAATGCAAATCAATGGAACTTTCTGCGAGATCTGCAATTTCAATTGACGGCTCATGAGCCATCCGGATAGATATAGTCTCGTTCTGCCAGCCATCTGCGAATCCTCCGTAGCTGGTTTTCTCTTACAACCTTCAGCCTCAACTGCCACTCCCATGCGAAATTTGTCCCTCTACGCCGTGCTGTCGGCGTGCCTGCTTCCCTCCACCCTTCTGGCCGACGAACCGTCCCGCGGCACGGTAGTTATGGTAAGCTCGATCGGAATATGGGTTGTGTTTTCTTCGGTTTTCATGATCCGGAAACGCCACCGGGAAGCCGCAAGCGCAACGGATACCGCCAAGCCCGATAAGAAATCCTGAACTGCGAAGGGGACCTGACGATGAACAGGACGGGAATTCGCAGCAGGTTGCCCCGGGCAACCGGACTTGTCACGTCCATTCTGGCCGCACTCGGCCTCGCCGTTTCGGCAACAGCAGCCACGGTGCCGTTCATCGACGATTTCGAGACGGCGGGCGGCTACACGGCCGGGCCACTGTCCGGCGAGGGAGGTGAGCATCCCTGGACGTTTGCCGCGCCGCTGTCGGCGGAGATTGTCACGGGCGGATTTTCCGGCGAGCAGGCGCTGTCGCTGCTCGGCAAGGGCTGGCTTGATTTTACGCCGGAAAACCCCGGGCAGTACCCGGTCACCTGGATCGACTTCTACACCCGTCCGGTGTTTTCGCCGGTCGAGGCGCTGCCGAAGCTGAAAAACCTCAAACGCGCCGCGGCGACCGGCTTCGTGACGGTGGAAACCTCCGGAGAAATCTACGTCGTCAACGGCGACGGCGAGGGTGGTGGGGAATGGATCGCCACCGGCCACCGCGTGTCGCTGGCGACCGACGACAGCAACCGTTCGGCCAACTGGCTGCGCGTGTCATACCGTCTCGACTACCCGTTAAAACGCTGGGACCTGTTCGTCGACGGGCAGCTTGTGCTGCCGAACCTCGCCTTCCCCGACAACACGCAGACCGGCTTTTCGCAGTTCTCCCTGCGCGGTGACGAGGAAACCGCCGCGTTTCTCGACTATTTTTATGTGGGCGGCGACAACCCGCTCTATGCCGATACCTCGGGCGACGGCATTCCCGACTCCTGGCTGATCGCCCACGGACTGAGTACCGCGATCAACCAGCGCGACCTCGATCCGGACCGCGATGGCCTGAGCAACCTGCAGGAATACCTGCTCGGCACCGATCCGACGAAAGCCGACACCGACAACGACGGCGTGTACGATGGCCGTGAGGTGGCCCGCGGCACCGATCCGAAGACCGTCGAAACGCATCCGCTCGGCGCGGTCCCGTTTGCCGACAGTTTTGAAGCTGACGCGCCCGACGCCTTTGCCGACGGCACCCGGCTCTGGCAGGTGACCGCCACCGGAGAAAACGCCGCGGTCGAGGTTCTCTCCTCGCCGACCCCGCTGGCCGACGGCGGCAGCCGCTACCTCAACCTTGCCGGCAGCGGCATCCGCGTGGAACGCAGCTTCGCTCCCGACCCCGCTTCCGGAAACAACGACCAATCCGTGTGGCTCGACTTCCGGCTCCAGGCCGCTCCGCGCCGCGAGGCCCCCGCCATCCCCGCCGATGTGGCCGCAGTCTTTTATGTCTCCGAGGAAGGTTACCTGATGGCGCTCGACGGCGACGGAGCTGGCGGCGGCGTCTGGCACGGCCTGGTCCCCGTCACTGCGGGTAACTGGCACCGGATCACGTTGCGGCTCGACTACACCTCGCAACGCTGGTCACTCTGGCTCGACGGCGTCCGCTACGGACAAAACCTCGGCTTTGCCCGTTCCGTTCCGTTCTTCTCCGGCTTTGCCGTGCAACACAGCGAACGCCCTGCGAATCCCGCCGCGCTCGATGACTTCCGGGTGACGATTGGCGCAACCGTAGCCGATGAACCGGCCGACCTGGACAACGACGGCGACGGCCTGACCAACGCGCAGGAACGCGCCCTCGGTACCGATCCGGACAATCCCGACACCGATGGCGACGGCATCCGTGACAACATGGAAATCGCCCTCGGCCTCGATCCACTCTCGCCGGAAGGCATGATCGCCAAACTCGTGGATGAAGGCAACGGCACCTGGGCCTGGCGCACGCAGTTCTCCACTGCCGAAGGTTACGAAACGGGCCCGCTCGACGGCCAGCTTGGCTGGCAGGCGACCGGAGCGGCTACCGTCACCGGCGAGGAAGCCGTCCTGCACGCGCCCGATGCGGACACACCCGCCACGCTCGAACACGTGATCGGGGCCGGCGGCATCGACCGCGTCTGGCTCTCCTTCCGGGCAAAACTCGAAGCGGGTCGCCTGCCGGATCCGGCGTCGATCACCGGAAAAGTCTCCAGCCTCTTCGGCTACTCCCGCGAGGGTTTTATGTCGATCTATGATGCGGCCACCGGCAAGTGGGTGGAGCACGATGTAAAAAATCTCGTGACCGCCGCCGGGGAGTGGAACGACTACACACTGTACCTCGACTATCGCGAACACCGCTGGCTGCTGGCAGTCAACGGCCGCCTCGTGGCGCGCGACATCGGATTCCGCGACATCGGCCTGACGACGATCGCGCGCATCCGGATGATGCAGGAAGGCAGCGACCGCGAGACGCCACACGAGGCCCGCTTCGACGACATTGTTGTCAGCAACACCGAACCGGCCGGCCTCGACTTCGACGGCGACGACCTGACCAACGAGGAAGAACGCCTGCTCGGCACCGATCCCTTCAACGCCGATACCGACGGCGACGGCATGCCCGACGGCTGGGAAGTGATTCACGGCCTCAACCCGCTCGACCCGAAAGACGCTCAACTGGATACCGACGGCGACGGTTTTTATAACCTTGTCGAGTACCGGTTCGGGCTCGATCCGCAGGTGGCGGACGGCGCGCTTCCCGGTTACGCGCACCTGGCACAGTGGAACGGCATCACCGGCAGCACCGTCAATCTGCTGACCGCCGACAGCCGGTTTGTCGATTCACCCGACCTGCGCACGCTGATCGACAGGCTGGAGCTCCCCAACACCCCGACCCGGGGCACCAACTACGGCACGCGTATCCGCGCCTGGCTGCTGCCGCCGGCGACGGGCGACTACACGTTCTGGATCGCCGGTGACGACGAGTGCGAATTGTTATTGTCCACGGACGAAACGCCCTTCGCCCGTCGCCGCATCGCGTTCAACCAGGGCAGCACCGGTTACCGTTCCTGGACCACGCGGGCCTCGCAGCAGTCGGTCGCGATTCCGCTTCAGGCCGGTCAGCGCTATTTTGTCGAAATCCTGCAAAAACAGGGAACCGGCTCGGATCACGTCTCGGTGGCCTGGCAGATTCCGGGTACAACGACGAAAGCGGTCATTACCGGCGAATACCTTGAGGCCTTCCCGCGTTTTGCGGATGACCAGGACGAGGACGGCCTGTCCGACACCTGGGAGAGCGCGCACGGGCTGAGCACCACCAGTGGCAGCGGGATCAACGGGGCCTATGGCGACAAGGACAAGGACGGCCTGTCCAATTTTGGAGAATACCGGCTCGGACTGCACCCCGGAAAAGTGGATACGGATGGCGACGGTGTTTCCGATTACGCCGAACTGGAGTTTGGCACCGATCCGCTCGATGCGGACTCGGCGGTGACGCTCGGTGCGCCGGCGCCTTGGCTGGAGGGCAGCATCGGCGGCAAGGCGTTCCAGCATGTCGCGCAGTCGGAGGGGCGCGTGTTCCTGTGGACCAATGCGGGCACCTTCAGCGGCAAGTCGGACGCCGGCGGCATCCTTTACCAAACCGTCACGGGCAACTTTTCGTGTGACGGGGCGGTGCATTTTGCCGACACCACCCGCACCGATCTGGAAGGCGGCATCATGGTCCGCGCCTCGCTGGACAAGGATGCGCCCTACGTGGCTCTCACCCGCAACCGCTCCTCCGGATGGCTCATCCGCTACCGTGTCGCCAAAGCCGGCCGGGTGACCAGCGCCGTAACCGGCGGCGGCACTTCGCTCGACTACACGCACTTCGCGGTTCGCCGGCTGGGAACGGTTGTTTCTCTCTATGCCCGGACACGCGGCGGAGAAATGCGCCGGGTCGCCGATTGCCCGGTCAGCTTCGACAGCGAGCAGGCGCTGGTGGGTTACGTCGCCTGGGGATCCTCGACGGCATCGCCCGGCATCCTCGGATTCACGCCCGGAACCGTGGAGCAGGAGACCTCGTCGGACGGCATGCCTGCCGATGCCGGACTGACCACCTTCGATTCGGTCCGGTGGATGCACGAATGGGACGGTCTGGCCGATCCGGCCACATCCGGGACATCGACCCACGTTCCGACGCTGGCGGAGTTGCTGGCGACCGGAGTGCCGCATGCGGTGGCCGCGCAGGTTTCGGGTGCATCTGTATCCGGGAAAGTCGGCCCCTGGCATGCGTCAACGGACGGAAGTGGAGCGATCGAGGCGGAAGACCGTCGTGGCGAACTTTCCTGGCAAGTCGATCTTGCCGGCAGCGGGCTGCTCCTGCTCGATCTTTCCGTCCGGGAGGCCCGGGCAGAAAAGGCCACCTCCTCGATCTTCCCGCTGAAACTCTTTGTCGATGGCCGGTACATCGGAACCCGGACCGTCACCGGTGCCACCGGAGGCGTTACCGCGTCGGCTCTCTGGTTCACTCCCTGGCTCGGGTCGGGCACGCACACGGTGCGCCTGGTCTGGGACGGTTCCCGCACGGGACCTCGCCTCCGCGTCAATGGCCTTGCCCTGCACGCCATCGGCGGAGCGGACGAGGATGGCAACGGCGTTGCCGACTGGATCGACCGCCGCCTGCGGATTTACAACGGCATCGATGCCGGAGCGGACGACGCGACCGTGATCGAATCCCCCGTCTCACCCGCGCCGCTCGAGGGCCGCGCCCGCTGGCCGGAGGCGGTCACCCTGACCGCTGGCGGGGAAAACCTCGCCGTCTCTGCCGGCGCCGGCTACCGCTGGTTCTCGGAAGCGCCTCTGGACCGCAACATCGCTACCGTCCTCGACTATTCCGGAGAAAACGGAGGCGTTGCCGGACAGCTGGTCGTGCGCTGGACGCCCCGCAATGTGCTGGCCGGCGGCACGGTGCACCTGCGCGCCGGGTCCAGGCTGCTTGTGGCCGTCACTCCGGCCGATCCGCAGGCAGGTGATGTGCCCTCCCTGACCCGCGACGGTGCTCCCGTTGCCCTGGATGCGGCCGGAACCGCCGAACTGGAATTTTCCTCCGCCGGCACCTTCGTGCTCGCAGGCCGGGTGCTCCCGGTCTCCGGCCAGGCCGCAGAGGCGACCACCACGGTCAGGGTTTATGACGCCGGATTGCCGGTCATGCCCGGGCTCGTTCTCCGCGAGCGGGTCATGACCCGGCCCACCCTGGCTTCCGGAGTGGTGCTGGAAGCCGATCCCCGCCTGGGCCTGGTCACCCTGCCGACGGACAGCAAGCAGATCGCCTGGCAGGCAGAGGACAACATCATCCACCGGATCGTGGCTCGCGGCAGCGAGGACGGACCGGTTCTCGCCGCCACCGACGCTCCCGGAAGCGCGATTTATACCACGATCGACACCTACACCCGGCTGGTGGAAAAATACGAGGACGGCACCCGGGAGGTCGAGGTTCTGGTCATCCTCAGCCCGGTCCGTCCCGATCACGGCGTCCGCCTGGATGTCACCGTGGCCGGCGTGGTGTTTGGCGACGGCAGCCGGACGCTGCTCCTCAACGCGGATGACTTCGATGAACTGGGCCAGGCCAAAGTTCGCCTGCTCAAGCCCCCGACCGCCACCACGTCCGTCTGTCACCGCACCCAGCTCACCTGGCAGGGAGCAGTCATCAGCGCAAAATAGCCATGAGGATGAAAAGAACGGCTCTCCTTCTGGGCCTCATCGTGGCAGGCGGTGCGGGCATGCTGGCCTGGTGGCATTTTGGAAAACAGGTCCCGGCAGGGGGCACGACCGCTCCCGCACCGGCGGCAGCCTCGTCTGCCCGCGAGGCGGGAACGACGCGGCCGGTCCTGGCCGTGCAGGAAGCGGTGTCACTGCCGGCGGACTGGCGCGTGAAAGCGGCCGCGCACCCCGCCCTGGCTGTGATCGTCGACCCGTCGCAGCGGCTTCCCCGGCGTCTGGAAACGGTCGCGCAATGGCTGCAATCGCCGGTCACCCCGGAAGAGGTCGTCCTGTGCGCTGCATTCCTGTGCTCGCCGGTGCCTCCCGGAGCCGGTCCGGAGGACCGTGAACGCGCGCTGCGCAACGACCTGCTCAACGCCCTGCGCAGCCGTACGGCCGAAACGGCGGGAATCCTGGTGCCCGTTCTTGCCGCCCAGGCGGGCGACCCTGCCCAGGACGAGGGGCTGCGCACCTACGCCGTCCAGCATCTGGCCTCCTGGGTGCCGGACCTGCCCGCCGACGAGCGCCAGGTGGCGGAACAAACCCTCAGAAAAACCCTCGCGACAAAAGAAGCCGCCCACGCCGGCACCGCCCTGCTCGGGCTTCACGATCTGTCCGGCGCGGGCCTGCTCGCAGGCTCCTTCGACACCGCCTCCGAAGCCCGGCGCATGGCGCTGGACGAACGCTGCGATATCCGCTCGCGCCTCACGGCCCTGGCTCTCTGTCGCCAGACCGGCGTCGTCGATCCGCGCCTTGCCGACATGGCCCGCCAGTGGATTGCCGATCCCTCTGTCCCCGAGGTCGCCCGCCGCGCGGCCGGGGCCTTCATCTCCTCTCTCTCTGCATCCTCTTCCGGAAATCCCTCATCATGAAACGCCATCTTCGCCATTTCCTGCTGGTCTCCCTCTTCTGGCACCTGTCGTTTGCCGCCAACGACCAGAACCCCTGCACGGAAGAAAAAGAGGGCTGCGAGGTCACCAAGGCTCCGGTGCTGAAGGTCTCAACCCCGGAAGGAGGGGAAGTTGTTCCCGGTACGACAGTCACCCGGACATTCAATTATTATATAGAGCCTGGAGAGAAAATCACCAGAGACGGAAATTGTGAAACCGAAGAAGAACCTGTCACCATAGACGGAACCTTGTTGAGCCCGCCCGCCAAAGACGCAGGCGGATTTGTCCCTTGTGAGCCGGGAGGAACCTTTACAGTGAAATCACCGACTGCTCTCGGGACTTACACGGGTTGCAATGGCAATGTGGGCCTTCAGCTTCCTGAAGGGAAAACAGAGGTTACCTTTACTATCAAGGATTTCGATATCCGCTTTGACAAGGTTACCAAGAGGGAGGAAATCAATCGTTTCCCCAGTGTATCTGTTGCTTGGGATGGAACGTGTCTGGACCGCGTTGTTTACGCTGTGACAAGAGGGGAACAGAAAATAAGGATTCAGACATGCCCGGTATATAAGGAAATCCCGGAGGGAGAGCCGCAATTCGAACCGGAGCCATACACCACAGAGGAAGAATTTGAACGGGTTCCGGGATCGGATTGCACGATTCCTTCGGCAATATCTTTCCGGGAATCCGGGGGGCCTGAATATCGGAAAATTGCATTGAACGGACTTCCGCTGCCGGATAAAAAGCCCCAATACAAAGAAGAATCGGACGAGGCGGACGAAGAAACCTTTATCGATCCGATCAACCTGAGCCTTCACCATGACACGACCGATATTTATATCCCGCTCCCGGCCACGGAACTCTACTTGGGGGTAAAACGCAGCGTTCGTCCCGAAACGTGGCGTCCGTCGAAAGATCTCCGCCCATCCGAGTTTCTCGGCAAACCGTTCGGCCCCAACTGGGCATCCAACCTGTCGGCATCCATTCGCTTCAACCGGGACGGCGATCACGAGTATGTGTATGTAACCGACGACAACGGACGTGAATTTACTTTTTTGCAGGCCTATGTATGGGAAACCGGTGAACCGGGCTCTACGGACCGCAAGGCGACACATACCGAACCTGCGCCGACAGAGGTGCAGGGAAAAACCGTTACCCGCATGTTTATTCCTCTGATGGCGACAACGGACGATCGGCAGACGGCCTTGTATTCGCTGATCCAGCAACCGGACGGGGTTTACCACTTCAAGAGAAAATTCGGTTCATTGCTTGTTTACAAACAGGCCGTCAGTCAGTCGGTCCCTTCGGGACGTGAGGAAGCCGGGAAAACCTATGCCTATGCACGACTCGAGTCGGTGGTGGACAGATACGGAAATGCCCTCGAATATACTTATGCTGCAGCTACTGATCTGATCCCCTCCAAAATCCAGTTTGTTCAAGTGGATGAGAGCTGGCCGACACATGTTATCGGCGGCTCGTTGCCAATCCCCATCAACAGGGGTCCGGCGATCCTGATCTCCATGAACAGCCATGGGTATGTGGAGTCGGTCACCGACCCGCGGGGCAAGACAGTGACCTACGGTTACGAGACTTTTAACTATACCAATCCGTTTGAACCCGCCGTCTATACCCATCATCAACTTGTTTCCGTCACTGCTGCCGATGGCGGCATGAGCCATTATACCTACAGCTTCTTCGGAGACAGGGATGCCCAGCATCCATGGGATCTTTCCCGGGCCGGTCTTCAGCTGGAGCTGGGGTCCATCTCCGATCCTCTCGGGCAGGCCTTTACCTTCGCATATACCCAGAATCATACCAATACCTGGTGGCATTCCGACGACGGATACGTCACGGTGACCGGTTTGCCACTCCTTGTAACCGGAATCACCCTGCCCGACGGCAACACCACCCGGTTTTCTACCGTGGCGAACCGGTCATTTCAGCAAGACTGGAATGATATCGCTGCCACCCGAACCACGACGGTCATTGATGCGGACGGGAATAAACGGGTTTATGAATTCTCCGATCCGCAAAGCGAAGCCGTTCGCGAATGGATTTCCGATCCCGGTTTTGAAGCGCCTCGCATGATTTTTTACCGTCAGTCACAAATCAGGAGTTATTCCGGAAGCAGCCTGATTGGGGAGGAAACCTATCGTTTTGCCCCGTCCGCAGGCATGGCGCTGGCGGAAGCGACCGACTTTAGCGGCAACCGGACGGCATTCACTTACGATGACCCTTTTATATATTATGCAGGCGGCAGTTATAATGTATCGGGAACTGTAATGACTTCGGGGTACTATGCCGACCCCACCACCCAGACCGACGCGTTCGGGGGTGTGAAGCGATTCACCTACGGCCCGCACCGTATCATGACGGGCATAACCGACGAGAACGGCGTCAGGACTCTCTACGAGGTGGATGCGATGGGACGCCGCCTGAAGGAGCAGGTCATTCCTGTCGGCAATACCACTCCTGTCCAGGAAACCGCTTTTGCCTACGAATCCGCGACCTTCCGGGGATTTGTCACCCGGAAAACCGTCAAAAAACTGTCCGACACCGCCTCCTGGGTTACCGATCTGGTGGTGCAGTATGTTCCCGATGCCACCGGACGCCTCTGGAAGGAGATTGTCGATCCGGCCAACCTGGCGCTCACGACCCTCTACACCTACGATGCCAACGGCAACAAGCTGACCGCGACCGATCCCCGCGGCAACACGACCGCTTTCGAGTACGATGACCGCAACCGCCTGAAAAAGGTCACCTATCCGGGCGGCCCGACAAAAACCCTCACCTACGACGCCCGCGGCAACAAGACCTCGGAGACCGACGAGAACGGCGTGACCACCCTGTATGCCTATGATGCGCTCAACCGCGTGACGACACAGACGCTGGTCATGGGAGGGACCACCCCCAACCTCGTCCGCACCTTCACCTACAACGCCCTCAACTCCCGCACGTCCGAGACCGACCCGGAGGGCCATACCACCGCCTTGGCCTACGACGCGCTCCAGCGCCTGATCACGAAGACCGATCCGCTGGGCGGCG harbors:
- a CDS encoding chorismate synthase → MPNRFGKLFTITTWGESHGPAIGVVVDGCPPLLPITAAEVQAELDRRRPGQSDITTPRKEADTVEILSGIYEGKTTGTPISMLVRNTDQRPAAYSEMKAAFRPSHADFTYQSKYGIRDPHGGGRSSARETIARVAGGALARKILALAGGVEIRAFVRQIHDIAMPADVFPSDAAAGSPLPTLAEVEATAVRCPHPATAAAMIGRIKAVRSEGDSVGGVIECRVRGLPVGLGAPVFDRLEADLAKAMLSLPATKGFEVGSGFAGAARRGSEHNDLFENRGGAIRTATNRSGGVQGGISNGEDLVFRVAFKPTATILRTQATVDLAGQPAELMGKGRHDPCVVPRAVVIVEAMAALVLVDHWMRQSAQNRTFRFGQE
- a CDS encoding peptidase A24, which produces MPFDYAAFAQAFPWFFPVCAAVFGAVVGSFLNVVIYRVPAGKSVVTPGSHCSCGKPIAWYDNIPVLSWFILRGRARCCGARFSFRYPFVELLTAGLFAVCWLKFPPAVAACGMLLMACIVCATFIDLDHMIIPDVFTIGLGVAGVALSALVPALHGVHDEFFLTAGIRSVVSSLQGLFIGSGLVLWIALVAETLLRKEAMGFGDVKFVGALGAFAGWQGAVFSVFGGAIVGMVWIGLALAWRLVSGKKSPIAPKAETAEGEATEKLSFGVAIPFGPMLAVAGAIYFLAAKPWFDGYLAQFAALF
- a CDS encoding beta-glucosidase translates to MNRTGIRSRLPRATGLVTSILAALGLAVSATAATVPFIDDFETAGGYTAGPLSGEGGEHPWTFAAPLSAEIVTGGFSGEQALSLLGKGWLDFTPENPGQYPVTWIDFYTRPVFSPVEALPKLKNLKRAAATGFVTVETSGEIYVVNGDGEGGGEWIATGHRVSLATDDSNRSANWLRVSYRLDYPLKRWDLFVDGQLVLPNLAFPDNTQTGFSQFSLRGDEETAAFLDYFYVGGDNPLYADTSGDGIPDSWLIAHGLSTAINQRDLDPDRDGLSNLQEYLLGTDPTKADTDNDGVYDGREVARGTDPKTVETHPLGAVPFADSFEADAPDAFADGTRLWQVTATGENAAVEVLSSPTPLADGGSRYLNLAGSGIRVERSFAPDPASGNNDQSVWLDFRLQAAPRREAPAIPADVAAVFYVSEEGYLMALDGDGAGGGVWHGLVPVTAGNWHRITLRLDYTSQRWSLWLDGVRYGQNLGFARSVPFFSGFAVQHSERPANPAALDDFRVTIGATVADEPADLDNDGDGLTNAQERALGTDPDNPDTDGDGIRDNMEIALGLDPLSPEGMIAKLVDEGNGTWAWRTQFSTAEGYETGPLDGQLGWQATGAATVTGEEAVLHAPDADTPATLEHVIGAGGIDRVWLSFRAKLEAGRLPDPASITGKVSSLFGYSREGFMSIYDAATGKWVEHDVKNLVTAAGEWNDYTLYLDYREHRWLLAVNGRLVARDIGFRDIGLTTIARIRMMQEGSDRETPHEARFDDIVVSNTEPAGLDFDGDDLTNEEERLLGTDPFNADTDGDGMPDGWEVIHGLNPLDPKDAQLDTDGDGFYNLVEYRFGLDPQVADGALPGYAHLAQWNGITGSTVNLLTADSRFVDSPDLRTLIDRLELPNTPTRGTNYGTRIRAWLLPPATGDYTFWIAGDDECELLLSTDETPFARRRIAFNQGSTGYRSWTTRASQQSVAIPLQAGQRYFVEILQKQGTGSDHVSVAWQIPGTTTKAVITGEYLEAFPRFADDQDEDGLSDTWESAHGLSTTSGSGINGAYGDKDKDGLSNFGEYRLGLHPGKVDTDGDGVSDYAELEFGTDPLDADSAVTLGAPAPWLEGSIGGKAFQHVAQSEGRVFLWTNAGTFSGKSDAGGILYQTVTGNFSCDGAVHFADTTRTDLEGGIMVRASLDKDAPYVALTRNRSSGWLIRYRVAKAGRVTSAVTGGGTSLDYTHFAVRRLGTVVSLYARTRGGEMRRVADCPVSFDSEQALVGYVAWGSSTASPGILGFTPGTVEQETSSDGMPADAGLTTFDSVRWMHEWDGLADPATSGTSTHVPTLAELLATGVPHAVAAQVSGASVSGKVGPWHASTDGSGAIEAEDRRGELSWQVDLAGSGLLLLDLSVREARAEKATSSIFPLKLFVDGRYIGTRTVTGATGGVTASALWFTPWLGSGTHTVRLVWDGSRTGPRLRVNGLALHAIGGADEDGNGVADWIDRRLRIYNGIDAGADDATVIESPVSPAPLEGRARWPEAVTLTAGGENLAVSAGAGYRWFSEAPLDRNIATVLDYSGENGGVAGQLVVRWTPRNVLAGGTVHLRAGSRLLVAVTPADPQAGDVPSLTRDGAPVALDAAGTAELEFSSAGTFVLAGRVLPVSGQAAEATTTVRVYDAGLPVMPGLVLRERVMTRPTLASGVVLEADPRLGLVTLPTDSKQIAWQAEDNIIHRIVARGSEDGPVLAATDAPGSAIYTTIDTYTRLVEKYEDGTREVEVLVILSPVRPDHGVRLDVTVAGVVFGDGSRTLLLNADDFDELGQAKVRLLKPPTATTSVCHRTQLTWQGAVISAK